AGTCTGAGGTCTGAACCGGCAGATTCAAAAATTACAGACAGAACAGTGTAGACCGGAAAAATACCCACAAATAATTTTTCCAGCCGGAAAATGCAGTAAAAAAAATGCAGTAAAAAAACGCAGCAGAAAAACATTCTTAAACACGGAATAAAGACCTCCTGAAAATATAACAGAAAAATACCCGGAAAATACCCGGAAAATAATTATCGCATATAAGTCAGGTCAGAACACCACACCACAATAAATCATACAAAATAAAAATATTAAAGCCCAAAATATCAGATATGACCCACAAAACACCTCCTTTTTACGCGCAGAACACATAAATACATTTAAATTTCAGAGGCCATTTTACCCAAAAAAAATAAGTCCGTCCCAAATAATTCAGGCAGAACAGACTAAAAGTAAAGATAATTGGATGAAAAAATACCAAAAATAATAGTAATTTAATTTACAAAACAGAGACAGGCATTCCGGCAGGGAGTCCGGAATATATATGCATTAATGCCTCACATTTTTAAATAATATTTGAAACAAAGAGACGATATCGAAATAAATTTTCAAATACACCTATAAAATAAAATATAATTTCCAAAAAATTATGTAAGATACACTAATTATTTATAACAAAATTAACCACATTTTTTATCATCACAGCATTAACCGTGACTATTGGGCAGAATTCCGGTTAATAACAGATAATTGTGAGATGTAATTGATTATCATAACCGGCAGTCAAAATGCCGGTTTAGAGGTGTATTATGGTGTTTAAAGAATTTGAAAAAAGCGTTGAAGGGTATATCAGCAATAAAGAAATTGCCCTGATTGACGTGGACGGATGCGAAGGTGAAGAGAAGAAATACGCTCAGCTCTTCAACAGACTGATAGAAGCTGTCGGAAATAATGAAAAGGAATACGGAAAAGAACTGAGGGAAGCTGAAAGACTTCAGAGGCGTACGGGGGCCCTTCTGGATTTCAACCCGCAGGGAATAACCGTCCTTGCTGCCGACAAGCACAGAATCCACCTAAACAAAGAGTACGAACGTATCTGGCGGGGAACATATGACGAACTGATGGCAAAGAAGCTCTACGACTTTGATATAACCATCACAGCCGGAGCAGATTTCTATGCATCATATGAGACAAAAAAGAATGAAGTCTCAGATATGGAGATTAAATGGCCAAACGGAGAGGTAACGTACTTAAGACTCTTCCAGACACCTATTCTCAACAATAAAGGTGAGATCGATGTCAATTATTACATCTACCAGGACTTAACCGAACAGGTTGAGAAGATGAATGCCATCAAAAAACTGGAGGAGCAGTCAAAGGCAATAGTCCGGGAAAACCCTATGCCAATCATCCTCTGGAATAAGGATACGACAGTCAGAGAGGCAAATAAGGCATTCGTCAAGGTCAGCGGTTTTTCAGAGCAGGAAGCAAAGAATCTTACCAACCGGGATTTCAGGTACATAAGCCAGGCAGGAAAATCAGTTGCAGAGACGATTGAGACAAAGAAGGCAAGCCACGGCGAAGCCACAATAGAGTTCCCTGCCGGAATTAAGACTGTTGAGAGATACAATATTCCGCTTCTGGATGAAAACGGCATGGTTGACTCTGTTTTAACGGTTTACAACGATATAACACTGCTAAGGGAAGAGATCAACAACTCGGAAAAACTTCAGAAACGTACAGAGGCATTCTTAAAGGACAACCCACAGGGAATAACCGTTCTTGCGGGTGACAAGCACAGGCTTGACCTGAATAAAGAGTATGAACGGATATGGCGTGGAACATACGATGAACTGATGGCAAAGAAGCTCTATGACTTTGACATTACAGTTACAGGCGGAGACGACTTCTATGCATCATATGAGACAAAGAGAAAAGCCGTATCAGATCTTGAAATAAACTGGCAGAACGGAGAGAAGACATATCTCAGGCTGTTCCAGACTCCTATTCTTGACGAGAACGGTGAAATTGATGTAAATTATTACATCTACCAGGACCTGACCGAACAGACAAATGAATTAAAGGAAGTTCAGAAATTACAGAAACGTGCTGATACCTTCTTAAAAGACAATCCACAGGCAATAACCGTTCTTGCGCCTGACAAACACAGGCTTGACTTAAATAAGGAATATGAAAGAGCATGGCGTGGAAGTTATAACGAACTGATGGCAAAGAAACTCTATGACTTTGATATTACAGTTACGGGCGATGACTTCTATGCCTCATATGAGACAAAGAGAAAGGCAGTATCTGACCTTGAGATCAGATGGCCGGACCATACAAAATCATATCTCAGGCTCTTCCAGACTCCGATTCTCGATGATGACGGCAATATTGATGTGAACTACTACATCTACCAGGACAGAACCCCCGAGGTGTCACAGAGTCTTTACATGGACAGTGAGGTAAAGAAAGTTGCAGCTGACCTTGAAGCCATTGCACAGGGAAGGCCGGAGGAGATGAAACTTGAGGTTGGCGAGGCTGATCAGTATACAAAAGAGATCAGAAACCAGTTCCTTGAGATTACATCATCAGTCGGAGATGTAAACGAAAGTCTTGCCAAACTTCTGACCGACATTGAAGCTCTTGTTAAAGCAGGAGAAGATGGAAAACTCGACTTCAGGGCAGATACGAACAAATACCAGGGAGCATATATCGACATGATCGAAGGAGTAAACAACCTCCTTGTCACAGCTGCCATACCAATCAACGAATCCCTGAAAATATGTGACAGCTTTGCAGATGCAGACTTTACGGCAAGGTTCTCTGACGATATAAAGGTTAAAGGAGATTTCCTCAGGCTCAAAGAGGCCCTTAACAACATCGGAATAAATGTTGCTGAGAATTTAAAGAAATCAGCTGAAGTTACAAGACAGGTGGCAATAAACTCAGAAGAGGTAGGGAAAGGGACGAACGAAGTCTCAAAGGCAGCAGAGGCTGTTGCAAACACAAGCCAGAAGGCAGCAGACCTGACAAAAGACCTGCTGATTAATATTGAGGATATAAACCGGCAGATTGCCGACCTCTCAGCATCAAACGAGGAGATTGCAAGCACCTCACAGGAAGTTTTCAATGCTGCAAATGGTGTTGTTGAGATAGGCAAAGAGGCACAGGGACTTGGCAATGATGCAAACAAAAAGATGGGCAATGTCGAAAAAATTGCAAAAGAGAGTGTCAATGAGATAAACGACCTGACCGAGAAGGTAAAGGAGGTCAGCAATGTCGTTAAGCTCATAAATGACATAACAGGCCAGATTAACCTCCTTGCACTCAATGCCGCCATTGAAGCAGCACGTGCCGGAGAACACGGGCGTGGATTTGCAGTAGTCGCCGGAGAGGTCAAGAACCTTGCGGCAGAGGCAAGAGCCGCAACCGATTCAATAGAGAGCGTGGTTTCCATGGTGCAGACGAGCAGTGAGAAGACTGCCGGTGCAATCAACAATGCCAACAATGAGATAGTAGAGGGTGTAGGAAGTGTCACAAAAGCGCTTGAGGCACTCAATACCATCATTAAGAATGCCGGACAGGTCACAACCGACATAGGCGAGATCACAAGGGCCATTGAGGATCAGGCAAACATCTCAAACAATGTCGTCAGATCAGTTGACAGCGGAACCCAGAAGACAAAGGAAGTTCAGAGAGAGGCAGAGGAACTCGCAGCACTCGCAGAAGAGGCAAGTGCATCCGTTGAGGAGATCGGAAGTGCAATCCATGAAGTCAGTGAACTTGTAAAGGACCTCGACACTGCCAATTCCAGATTTAAGTACTGAATTAAGGTGCAATATGTCTGAAATGAAAGATGTTGTTCAGTTCGAGATTGGAGGGGTGCAGTATGCACTTGACATCCACATCTCACGTGAAATTGTTGAGATGATGCCGATTACTCCGGTACCAAGAGCACCGGCACATATTGCAGGCATCATAAACCTGAGGGGAGAGATTACCAATATCTTAAACCTCAACTGTTTAATGGGCCTCCCTCCCGGAAATGAGGCAGAAAACAGAAAGATTATCGTTCTTGTACCGGAAGCTGCAAACGGGTCCAATGTCGGCCTTATTGTCGATGATGTCCAGAGCGTCCTTCAGATATCCTCAGATGACATAGACCAGATGGACGAGACGATGTCAAGGGAAGCATATGTCAAAGGCATTATAAAACTGGGAAAGAACGGGGATGATAACAAAGAACTTGTAATCTGGATTGACATCGCCAAAATACTTGAAGACACCCTCGTTGAGAACTGATAAAAGGAGATTCCGGATAACCGGCAGGGAAGAACCGTAGATCTAAGGGGAGGGTCTTTTTGCCCGGAATCCTGACAGATATACTTTTTTTGCAGAAAAATCAGCCATCTCACCAATAATTCCGCATATCAAAAGCTGCATCAGGGGCTGCAGAAATTCCTAACTGAAAATATAACGGGATGTGGATTAAGATTATGGGATGTGGATTAAGATTATGGGATGTGGATTAAGATTATGAGATGTGGATTAAGATTATGAGATGTGGATTAAGATTATCAAAGACTTTAACGAAGGATATAATAATTATCAGAAATAATTAAACATTACTGACCTGTCATGGAGGCCGAAGAGATAAATAAAATACTTTACGTTGATGATGAACCGGCTCTTCTTGAAGTTACAAAACTCTTCCTTGAGCAGAAATACAACATTCCGGTTGAGACAAAAAATTCACCGGAAGAAGCCCTGAAATATCTGACCACTGAAACTGTCGATCTGATCATCTCAGATTACGAGATGCCGGATATGAACGGGATAGAATTTTTGAAAATATCAAAGGAGAAATATCCTAAGATACCATTTATCATTTATACAGGCAAAGGCAGGGAAGAGGTCGTTATTGAAGCCCTTAATAATGGTGCTGAATATTATATCCAGAAAGGCGGAGAACCAAAATCACAGTTTGCAGAACTATCTCATAAAATAAGGACGGCAATTGAGAAGAAAAAGGCCGAAGAAAAACTGATCCGTGATGAAAAACGGTTTGAAACACTACTGGAGTTCACAAACAGATCAACCTCCGACTTAAGAAGCCTGATGGATTATGCACTTGAGGAAAATATAACCAATACAGAGAGCACTCATGGCTACTTCGCCTTTGTTGAGGAGGAAAATAACCTTTTAAGGATGTATTCATGGTCAAAAAATGCAATGGATGAGTGCAGAATAAAAGATATAGCCAGAGAGTTTAGTATCCCAAAAACCGGACTGTGGGGAGAACCGATAAGAGAGAGAAGAGCCATAATAACAAATGACTATTCCAAAGATAACCCGGGAAAAAAAGGCCTGCCAAAGGGGCATGTCGCAATAAAAAGGCACCTTGGTGTCCCTATCTTTGACGGCGAAAAGATAGTTATGCTCGCCGGAGTTGCAAATAAAGAAAATGAATATGATGAATCAGACATCCGGCAGATAACCCTCCTCATGAAAGGGCTGTGGAATATTATCAGGCACCATGAATATGAGAAAAAGATTGAGACAGCAAAGAATGAACTCAGGGATATAAAGGCAGCAATAAGCTCTGATCACAGCATCAATAATGAAAAAGAGGAAAACGGTCTCCCATCCATATCATCTGAAATCCCCAAAGCAGTAACAGATGAAAATTTCCGGGACAAAAGCCACCTAAACCTGAAAAAACTTCAGGACCTTCAGAATTCACTCTCAGAGGTGCTTGGAGTATCTATGGTAGTTTTATCACCGGACGGTCGACCACTAACAGAGATCAGCAAATCCGGCAGCATATGCGATATTCTCGGCCATAATTATGAAAAAGCCGCAGAGATCTGCAAAGAACATTTGGTCCGGGCTATAGAAAATATAAATAGAAATAATACTCCAAAAACCTGGGAATGTGAAGCTACAGGACTTATGTGCGGCGCTTTCCCTGTAAATATCCCGGAAGTGTCTGCCGGAATGTGGTGTATCAGAAATTGCAGGATAAATACAGGATATGAAAAAATTGACCGTTTCCTGAGATCCGTGCAGGCTGACGAAGAAACATCCCGGCAGATAAGAGATGAATATTCAGCACAAAAAATTTATTCTGAGAGTGAATTTAAAAAGATCGTCAGTCTTATATGGTATCTGAATATCTACCTCTCCCATATAGAAGATCTAAACCTCAGAATGTTAAAAGAAGCCGAAACAAGAGAGAGCTATTATGAAACCTCCGGTAAACTGAAAGAGGCAGGGCTGAAAATACTGAGGTCTGATTCCACAGACGATATTTTCAGAATAACTCT
The sequence above is a segment of the Methanoplanus limicola DSM 2279 genome. Coding sequences within it:
- a CDS encoding methyl-accepting chemotaxis protein; its protein translation is MVFKEFEKSVEGYISNKEIALIDVDGCEGEEKKYAQLFNRLIEAVGNNEKEYGKELREAERLQRRTGALLDFNPQGITVLAADKHRIHLNKEYERIWRGTYDELMAKKLYDFDITITAGADFYASYETKKNEVSDMEIKWPNGEVTYLRLFQTPILNNKGEIDVNYYIYQDLTEQVEKMNAIKKLEEQSKAIVRENPMPIILWNKDTTVREANKAFVKVSGFSEQEAKNLTNRDFRYISQAGKSVAETIETKKASHGEATIEFPAGIKTVERYNIPLLDENGMVDSVLTVYNDITLLREEINNSEKLQKRTEAFLKDNPQGITVLAGDKHRLDLNKEYERIWRGTYDELMAKKLYDFDITVTGGDDFYASYETKRKAVSDLEINWQNGEKTYLRLFQTPILDENGEIDVNYYIYQDLTEQTNELKEVQKLQKRADTFLKDNPQAITVLAPDKHRLDLNKEYERAWRGSYNELMAKKLYDFDITVTGDDFYASYETKRKAVSDLEIRWPDHTKSYLRLFQTPILDDDGNIDVNYYIYQDRTPEVSQSLYMDSEVKKVAADLEAIAQGRPEEMKLEVGEADQYTKEIRNQFLEITSSVGDVNESLAKLLTDIEALVKAGEDGKLDFRADTNKYQGAYIDMIEGVNNLLVTAAIPINESLKICDSFADADFTARFSDDIKVKGDFLRLKEALNNIGINVAENLKKSAEVTRQVAINSEEVGKGTNEVSKAAEAVANTSQKAADLTKDLLINIEDINRQIADLSASNEEIASTSQEVFNAANGVVEIGKEAQGLGNDANKKMGNVEKIAKESVNEINDLTEKVKEVSNVVKLINDITGQINLLALNAAIEAARAGEHGRGFAVVAGEVKNLAAEARAATDSIESVVSMVQTSSEKTAGAINNANNEIVEGVGSVTKALEALNTIIKNAGQVTTDIGEITRAIEDQANISNNVVRSVDSGTQKTKEVQREAEELAALAEEASASVEEIGSAIHEVSELVKDLDTANSRFKY
- a CDS encoding chemotaxis protein CheW gives rise to the protein MSEMKDVVQFEIGGVQYALDIHISREIVEMMPITPVPRAPAHIAGIINLRGEITNILNLNCLMGLPPGNEAENRKIIVLVPEAANGSNVGLIVDDVQSVLQISSDDIDQMDETMSREAYVKGIIKLGKNGDDNKELVIWIDIAKILEDTLVEN
- a CDS encoding GAF domain-containing protein, with the protein product MEAEEINKILYVDDEPALLEVTKLFLEQKYNIPVETKNSPEEALKYLTTETVDLIISDYEMPDMNGIEFLKISKEKYPKIPFIIYTGKGREEVVIEALNNGAEYYIQKGGEPKSQFAELSHKIRTAIEKKKAEEKLIRDEKRFETLLEFTNRSTSDLRSLMDYALEENITNTESTHGYFAFVEEENNLLRMYSWSKNAMDECRIKDIAREFSIPKTGLWGEPIRERRAIITNDYSKDNPGKKGLPKGHVAIKRHLGVPIFDGEKIVMLAGVANKENEYDESDIRQITLLMKGLWNIIRHHEYEKKIETAKNELRDIKAAISSDHSINNEKEENGLPSISSEIPKAVTDENFRDKSHLNLKKLQDLQNSLSEVLGVSMVVLSPDGRPLTEISKSGSICDILGHNYEKAAEICKEHLVRAIENINRNNTPKTWECEATGLMCGAFPVNIPEVSAGMWCIRNCRINTGYEKIDRFLRSVQADEETSRQIRDEYSAQKIYSESEFKKIVSLIWYLNIYLSHIEDLNLRMLKEAETRESYYETSGKLKEAGLKILRSDSTDDIFRITLITAIDISGMDCGALYSYDEKSDQMHLRHYTGVTEKFITERDKSGLINRYYDIILKGDSIYKSCRNTGKSGEESITRENIKTYGIIPIIHYSGIKGCIVVASHTADRIEYDKKLMLEALAAQIAPGFIKEQ